The Brachyhypopomus gauderio isolate BG-103 chromosome 17, BGAUD_0.2, whole genome shotgun sequence genome includes a window with the following:
- the sptb gene encoding spectrin beta chain, erythrocytic isoform X1, with product MTSTTDFDHAEITQQYSHINTRFEQAEDELDNDNSTARLFERSRIKALADEREAVQKKTFTKWVNSILARVNCRISDLYLDLRDGRMLIKLLEVLSGERLPKPTKGRMRIHCLENVDKALQFLKEQRVHLENMGSHDIVDGNHRLILGLIWTIILRFQIQDIVVETGLADQTGKQETRSAKDALLLWCQMKTAGYPNVNITNFTTSWKDGLAFNALIHKHRPDLVDYGSLQRSNPTHNLQQAFNVAERQLGVTKLLDPEDVFTENPDEKSIITYVVAFYHYFSKMKALAVEGKRVGKVLDHAIETEKMIDKYETLSSDLLTWIEQTIIILNNHKLANSLTGVQQQLQAFNSYRTVEKPPKFQEKGNLEVLLFTIQSRMRANNQRVYTPKEGALVADINRAWERLERAEHEKERVLRDELIRQEKLEQMARRFDRKGAMRETWLQENQRLVAQDNFGYDLPAVEAAKKKHDAIETDIAAYEERVQALVALSRELEAERYHDAKRIDARKDNILRLWDYLQVLLSGRRSRLEKNLTLQRIFQEMLYIINWMDEMKARLLSHDFGKHLLEVDDLLQKHALVEADIAVQADRVHTTNAAALKFANGDSYKPCDPQVIRDRVQHLDLCYQELCALAAQRKARLEQSRRLWNFFWEMAELESWIREKEHIFSSLDYGKDLTSVLVLQSKHSAFEDELGARREHLKQVMDEGEKMVKAKHFGAPKVQQCMDNVQRQWQQLEELAAFRKQNLQDMQRFFQFQGDADDLKAWLLDAVRQMNSEDIGHDEYTTQRMLKKHRVLRDEAAKNGATIDSLTKQANSLPEELKNTPDIQRRLSDIKDMYMELLSLSDLRQQKLDDTMALYTVFSETDACELWMSQKETWLVGLETPEKLEDLEVVQNRLSILAQEMGGMQTRVDNVNKGAKQLEDSRHPRSKEVKDCQTRLNKRWEAFKAMVEDKKHKVDSALSLHNYGLECDETGAWIKDKTRVIESTQDLGNDLAAVMTIQRKLFGIERDLAAIQDKLDFLHGEAQKLVEDHPENAPDILSRQAELDKAWDTLKQTLKDREDSLGEVSKLQTFLQDMDDFQAWLFKTQKAIASEEMPASLPEAEELLSLHDAVKGDMDGHEEDYHRIRDTGAGVIQDQEDDPQYQQLEQRLKGLDKGWDELHKIWDSRKNFLDQGLGFQQFSRDAKQAERILNNQEYTLAHLDLPDTLDGAEKALKKHEDFVTTMDANEDKIMTTLEGGQRLVDSGNLYSGKVKDKMNTIQDRYKKNRDKAKEVSGKLTDNKDLQHFLQNTQDLTLWINEKMLTAQDTSYDEARNLHSKWQKHQAFMAELASNKNWLDKIDQEGEELKTSKPEFEPIVTERLAKLHELWDKLQQTTEEKARLLFDANRSELFDQSLADLKKWLANLQQQIHGDVDEEVKDLTSANILLKKHQMTENQVRDRERELDELQETVREHGLQREDRPELEVEHQNLQKDFQQLLTPLTQRKGKLEDAKAIYQFYRDLADEILWVEERLLMAMSEDHGNNLQTVQLLLKKNHSLQKEIEGHQPRIDEVLERGRRMTEAAEGSPKADHMSEEMRKLEEVWARLQDEMAKRWARLNGSSEAQQYYSDADEAEAWIGEQELYMIADEKAKDEQSAMVLLKRHWILKQTVDNYSDSVHKLADRAQKMLAEDHPDGEAIIRRQGQVDKLYAGLKELAEDREKNLDHTYHHFLLSREVEDLEQWIAERDVVASSQEMGQDLDHVTILRDKFREFARDTGNVGQERVDAVNRIIDELIEAGHSEAATMAEWKDGVNDSWADLLELIDTRTQLLTASYDILKYFCDGKELVVQIQEKQNELPEDLGEDFSKAESFHRMHAAFERDISALGKQVHQFQETATRLHAQYAGDQAVKIKETEKAVVEAWKGLLAACEGRRKQLEETASKFRFFTMVRDLMAWMESIIQQIETQEKPRDVSSVELLKKYHQDIRAEIETREPKMNDCVELGRTLVARKHKDSEEIKEKLLQLIEKRKEMMHKWGDRWDWLTLLLEVCQFARDASVAEAWLIAQEPYVADRVLGQTVDEVEKLLKRHEAFEKSSATWEDRFCALERLTTLELLELKKTQQEMERYRQEEEEEKESSRKEDTGFIEESSHLYTTEEPSLADLAEVEPSSGHVEGVMGDPTVPVLSDIQESSSMEPVASLPAHGEDSDHAVTLPTEPALTHSTLMEGTLARKHELEGANKKASNRSWNNIYCVLKPGQLCAYKDGKSFAHGITYHGESPLSLSSATCEVLTSYKKKKQVFKLRLADGSEYLFQCKDEEELQIWTRAIEKAAQSATEEPMAGPYEARGWSLPQPSSSQATPEVSSAKKDKEKRFSLFTKKK from the exons ATGAGCGAGAAGCAGTGCAAAAGAAGACCTTCACAAAATGGGTGAACTCCATCCTGGCTAGAGTCAACTGCCGCATCTCAGACCTCTATCTGGACCTGCGGGATGGAAGAATGCTCATCAAACTTCTAGAGGTCCTGTCTGGGGAGAGACTG CCTAAGCCCACTAAAGGCAGAATGAGGATCCACTGTCTGGAGAATGTGGACAAGGCCCTGCAGTTCTTAAAGGAGCAGAGAGTGCACCTGGAGAACATGGGGTCACATGACATCGTAGACGGCAACCATCGCCTGATCTTGGGCCTCATCTGGACCATCATTCTTCGCTTCCAG ATTCAAGACATTGTGGTAGAAACAGGACTAGCTGACCAGACCGGTAAACAGGAGACGCGTTCTGCCAAAGATGCCCTGCTGCTCTGGTGCCAGATGAAGACTGCTGG gtatCCAAACGTAAATATCACCAACTTCACCACAAGCTGGAAAGATGGACTGGCTTTCAATGCccttatacacaaacacag GCCAGATCTAGTAGACTATGGCAGTCTGCAGAGATCCAACCCAACCCACAATCTCCAGCAAGCGTTTAACGTAGCTGAGCGGCAGCTTGGAGTCACCAAGCTTCTAGACCCAGAAG ATGTGTTTACTGAGAATCCAGATGAAAAGTCCATCATCACATATGTTGTTGCATTCTACCACTATTTCTCAAAGATGAAAGCTCTGGCAGTTGAAGGCAAGCGGGTTGGGAAG GTGCTGGACCATGCCATTGAGACAGAGAAGATGATTGATAAGTATGAGACACTTTCTTCAGACCTGCTGACATGGATTGAACAGACCATCATCATCTTGAACAACCACAAACTTGCCAActctctcactggagtccagCAACAACTGCAAGCATTTAACTCTTACCGCACTGTGGAGAAACCTCCCAA ATTTCAGGAGAAGGGCAACCTCGAGGTACTTCTCTTCACCATCCAGAGCAGGATGAGGGCCAACAATCAAAGGGTTTATACTCCTAAAGAGGGGGCACTGGTGGCTGACATCAACAGG GCGTGGGAGCGGTTGGAGCGGGCAGAGCATGAAAAGGAACGTGTGCTGAGAGATGAGCTGATCAGACAGGAGAAGCTTGAGCAGATGGCCCGTCGCTTTGACAGGAAGGGTGCCATGAGAGAGACCTGGCTGCAGGAGAACCAGAGACTAGTGGCACAG GACAATTTTGGGTATGATCTACCGGCAGTTGAGGCTGCAAAGaagaaacacgatgcgatagaAACGGACATAGCGGCGTATGAAGAACGTGTGCAGGCTCTGGTGGCCTTGTCCAGAGAGCTGGAAGCAGAGAGATACCACGACGCTAAACGCATCGACGCGAGAAAGGACAACATTCTGAGACTGTGGGACTACCTGCAGGTGCTCCTGAGCGGCCGCAGGAGCCGTCTGGAGAAAAACCTCACCTTACAGAGGATCTTTCAAGAGATGCTTTACATCATCAACTGGATGGATGAAATGAAG GCTCGTCTGCTGTCCCACGACTTCGGGAAGCACTTGTTAGAAGTGGACGATCTTCTGCAGAAGCATGCTTTGGTGGAGGCCGACATTGCTGTGCAGGCAGACAGAGTGCACACCACAAATGCAGCTGCTCTGAAGTTTGCAAATGGAGACA GCTACAAACCTTGTGACCCCCAAGTGATTCGAGACAGGGTTCAGCACTTGGACCTTTGCTATCAAGAGCTGTGCGCACTTGCAGCACAGCGCAAGGCCCGTTTAGAGCAGTCCCGCCGTCTCTGGAACTTCTTCTGGGAGATGGCGGAGCTAGAGAGCTGGATCCGAGAGAAGGAGCACATATTCTCCTCCCTCGACTACGGCAAAGACCTGACCAGCGTGCTGGTGCTGCAGAGCAAACACAGCGCCTTCGAGGATGAGCTGGGAGCCCGGCGTGAGCACCTGAAGCAGGTGATGGATGAGGGTGAGAAGATGGTAAAAGCCAAGCATTTTGGTGCACCGAAAGTGCAGCAGTGCATGGACAATGTCCAGAGGCAGTGGCAACAGCTGGAGGAACTGGCCGCTTTCCGCAAACAGAACCTCCAGGACATGCAGCGCTTCTTCCAGTTCCAGGGCGATGCTGATGACCTCAAGGCCTGGTTGCTGGACGCAGTACGACAGATGAACAGCGAAGACATCGGCCACGATGAGTACACCACGCAGAGGATGCTCAAGAAACATCGCGTCCTGAGAGACGAGGCCGCTAAGAACGGGGCCACTATTGATAGTCTCACCAAACAGGCCAACTCCCTACCCGAGGAGCTAAAGAACACGCCGGACATCCAAAGACGTCTGAGTGACATCAAGGATATGTACATGGAACTGCTGTCTCTCTCAGACCTCCGGCAGCAGAAACTGGACGACACTATGGCGTTGTACACCGTTTTCAGTGAGACGGACGCCTGTGAGCTCTGGATGAGTCAGAAGGAAACATGGCTGGTGGGGCTGGAGACCCCAGAGAAATTAGAAGATCTGGAGGTGGTTCAGAATAG GTTAAGCATCCTTGCTCAAGAAATGGGCGGCATGCAGACGCGGGTAGACAACGTCAACAAGGGAGCCAAGCAGCTGGAGGACAGCAGACACCCGCGATCAAAAGAAGTGAAGGATTGTCAGACTCGTCTCAATAAAAG GTGGGAGGCATTTAAGGCTATGGTGGAAGATAAAAAGCACAAGGTGGATTCGGCCCTCAGTCTGCACAACTATGGGCTTGAGTGTGATGAGACGGGGGCATGGATCAAGGACAAGACACGAGTAATTGAATCAACGCAGGATCTGGGAAATGACCTGGCCGCTGTGATGACCATCCAGAGGAAACTCTTTGGCATCGAGAGAGACCTGGCTGCTATTCAGGACAAGTTGGACTTCCTGCATGGTGAGGCCCAGAAGCTTGTGGAAGACCATCCGGAGAACGCCCCCGACATCCTGAGCCGACAGGCAGAGCTGGACAAAGCGTGGGACACATTGAAGCAAACACTAAAGGACCGGGAAGACTCTCTGGGAGAAGTCAGCAAGCTCCAAACATTCCTGCAGGATATGGATGACTTTCAGGCCTGGCTTTTCAAGACCCAGAAGGCCATTGCATCTGAGGAGATGCCGGCGAGTCTCCCCGAGGCCGAGGAGCTCCTGAGCCTCCATGATGCTGTGAAAGGAGACATGGACGGCCATGAGGAAGACTACCATCGCATCAGAGACACTGGTGCAGGTGTCATTCAGGACCAGGAGGATGATCCTCAGTACCAGCAATTGGAGCAGAGGCTAAAGGGCCTAGACAAGGGCTGGGATGAGCTGCATAAGATCTGGGACAGCCGTAAGAACTTCCTGGACCAGGGCCTGGGCTTCCAACAGTTCTCAAGGGATGCAAAGCAAGCTGAAAGGATCTTAAACAACCAG GAGTACACTCTGGCCCACCTTGACCTGCCTGACACCCTGGATGGAGCGGAGAAGGCCTTGAAGAAGCATGAAGACTTTGTCACCACCATGGACGCTAATGAGGACAAGATAATGACCACACTGGAAGGGGGTCAGAGGCTGGTTGACAGTGGAAACCTTTATTCAGGCAAGGTGAAAGACAAAATGAACACCATCCAAGACAG gTATAAAAAGAATCGAGACAAAGCAAAAGAAGTTTCTGGCAAACTCACAGACAACAAAGACCTCCAGCACTTCTTACAGAACACTCAGGAT CTCACTCTTTGGATAAATGAGAAGATGTTGACAGCTCAGGACACCTCCTACGATGAAGCTCGTAACCTCCACAGCAAATGGCAGAAACATCAAGCCTTTATGGCTGAATTGGCTTCGAACAAAAACTGGCTCGACAAAATTGACCAG GAGGGTGAAGAACTGAAGACATCAAAGCCAGAGTTTGAGCCCATTGTGACAGAACGCCTGGCTAAACTTCACGAGCTCTGGGACAAGCTCCAGCAGACTACAGAGGAGAAGGCACGACTGCTATTTGATGCTAACCGCTCTGAGCTGTTTGACCAGAGCCTGGCTGACTTGAAAAAATGGCTGGCTAATCTTCAGCAGCAGATCCATGGGGATGTGGATGAGGAGGTCAAAGATCTCACTAGCGCTAATATCCTTCTCAAGAAACATCAG ATGACTGAGAATCAAGTACGAGACAGGGAACGGGAGTTGGATGAGCTGCAGGAGACTGTAAGGGAACATGGCCTCCAAAGAGAAGACCGGCCTGAGCTGGAAGTCGAGCATCAGAACCTTCAGAAGGACTTTCAGCAGCTTCTCACTCCTCTGACCCAACGTAAAGGGAAGCTGGAGGACGCTAAAGCCATCTATCAGTTCTACAGAGACTTAGCAGATGAAATA CTCTGGGTTGAGGAGAGATTACTCATGGCCATGTCAGAGGACCATGGGAATAATCTTCAAACAGTTCAGCTTCTCCTGAAGAAGAATCAC TCTCTCCAGAAGGAGATCGAGGGCCACCAGCCGCGCATCGACGAGGTTCTGGAGCGTGGCCGGCGCATGACGGAGGCTGCAGAGGGCAGTCCCAAGGCAGATCACATGTCTGAGGAAATGAGGAagctggaggaggtgtgggcgCGGCTGCAGGACGAGATGGCGAAGCGTTGGGCGAGGCTGAACGGCTCCAGCGAGGCTCAGCAGTATTACAGCGATGCAGACGAGGCAGAAGCGTGGATTGGCGAACAGGAGCTCTACATGATCGCTGATGAGAAAGCAAAG GATGAGCAGAGTGCCATGGTCCTTCTGAAGCGACACTGGATCCTGAAGCAGACTGTCGATAACTATTCAGACTCCGTCCACAAGCTGGCCGACCGTGCTCAGAAGATGCTGGCCGAGGATCATCCAGACGG AGAAGCTATCATCCGGAGGCAGGGTCAGGTGGACAAGCTGTACGCTGGCCTGAAGGAGCTAGCGGAGGACCGCGAGAAAAACCTGGaccacacctaccaccactTCCTGCTAAGCCGGGAGGTGGAGGATCTGGAGCAGTGGATTGCTGAGCGTGATGTGGTGGCGTCCTCACAGGAGATGGGGCAGGACCTGGACCATGTCACG ATTCTGCGGGACAAGTTCAGGGAATTTGCCAGGGACACAGGGAATGTGGGCCAGGAGCGGGTGGATGCGGTGAACCGGATCATTGACGAGCTGATTGAGGCGGGTCACAGCGAAGCGGCTACTATGGCTGAGTGGAAGGATGGAGTGAATGACAGCTGGGCTGATTTGTTAGAGCTCATCGACACCCGTACCCAACTTCTCACCGCGTCCTACGACATCCTCAA GTATTTTTGTGATGGGAAAGAGTTGGTGGTCCAGATCCAGGAGAAACAGAATGAGCTTCCTGAAGATCTTGGGGAGGATTTCAGCAAGGCTGAGTCTTTTCATCGCATGCATGCGGCCTTTGAGAGGGACATAAGCGCCCTGGGCAAACAG GTGCACCAGTTCCAGGAGACAGCAACACGCCTACACGCCCAGTACGCTGGTGACCAGGCCGTCAAGATCAAGGAAACGGAGAAAGCAGTGGTAGAAGCCTGGAAGGGCCTTCTGGCCGCTTGTGAGGGCAGGCGGAAGCAGCTGGAGGAGACGGCCAGCAAGTTCCGCTTCTTTACCATGGTGAGGGACCTAATGGCCTGGATGGAGAGCATCATCCAGCAGATCGAAACCCAGGAGAAACCCAG GGACGTGTCTTCGGTGGAGTTACTGAAGAAGTATCACCAAGATATCCGTGCAGAGATCGAGACCCGTGAGCCAAAGATGAACGATTGTGTGGAGCTTGGCCGGACTCTCGTAGCACGGAAACACAAAGACTCAGAGGAG ATCAAAGAGAAGCTGTTGCAACTGATTGAGAAGAGGAAGGAAATGATGCACAAGTGGGGCGACAGATGGGACTGGCTTACACTCC TGTTGGAGGTGTGCCAGTTCGCCCGGGACGCCTCCGTGGCGGAGGCCTGGCTGATAGCGCAGGAGCCGTACGTGGCCGACAGGGTCCTGGGACAGACTGTGGACGAGGTGGAGAAGTTGCTGAAGAGGCACGAGGCCTTTGAGAAGTCCAGCGCCACCTGGGAGGACCGTTTCTGTGCACTGGAGCGCCTCACTACT CTTGAGCTTCTTGAGCTCAAAAAGACGCAGCAGGAAATGGAGCGGTacagacaggaagaggaagaggaaaaggAGAGCAG TAGGAAGGAAGACACGGGCTTTATCGAGGAGTCCTCACATCTCTATACAACAGAGGAACCGTCTCTG gcTGACCTGGCAGAGGTTGAGCCCAGCTCTGGCCACGTGGAGGGCGTTATGGGGGATCCGACCGTGCCAGTGCTATCCGACATTCAGGAGAGTAGTTCCATGGAGCCGGTTGCCTCCTTACCTGCCCATGGCGAGGATTCAGATCACGCCGTCACTCTCCCCACCGAGCCAGCGCTGACTCACTCCACTCTTATGGAGGGGACCCTCGCGCGTAAACACGAGCTGGAGGGAGCGAATAAAAAAGCATCTAATAG GTCCTGGAATAACATCTACTGTGTGTTAAAACCTGGGCAGCTCTGCGCCTACAAAGATGGCAAGAGCTTTGCCCATGGTATCACATACCATGGTGAAAGCCCACTGTCACTTAGCAGTGCCACATGTGAAGTGCTGACCAGttacaaaaagaagaaacagGTGTTTAAACTGCG GCTTGCGGACGGCAGTGAGTACCTGTTCCAGTGTAAAGATGAG GAGGAACTGCAGATCTGGACTCGAGCCATAGAGAAGGCGGCACAGTCGGCCACAGAGGAGCCAATGGCAGGGCCGTATGAGGCACGGGGGTGGAGCTTGCCtcaaccttcatcctcccaagCCACCCCAGAAGTGTCTTCTGCCAAGAAGGACAAAGAGAAGAGGTTCAGTTTGTTCACCAAAAAGAAGTGA